A single window of Labeo rohita strain BAU-BD-2019 chromosome 4, IGBB_LRoh.1.0, whole genome shotgun sequence DNA harbors:
- the LOC127163807 gene encoding solute carrier organic anion transporter family member 1C1-like — MSVEKKTAREPCCSKLKMFLAALSFVYFAKAFQGSYMKSSVTQIERRFDIPSSLIGFIDGSFEIGNLLVIAFVSYFGAKLHRPRLIGAGCLIMAMGSFITAAPHFFQGLYKYESTVSSSNGTKSFLPCLTNGSLAQDNENPTAEAQAECEKAASSSLWLYVFLGNMLRGVGETPVMPLGLSYLDDFSREENTALYMAIVQTVGIMGPMFGFMLGSFCAKLYVDIGAVDLDTITINHKDSRWVGAWWLGFLLTGGVMLLAGIPFWFLPKSLPKQGETETEKKSNALEGEQDHFIPDNKHSTAPNKTDPVSMVALAKDFLPSLKTLFSNTIYVLLVCTAFVQVNGFIGMITFKPKFMEQIYGQSASRAIFLIGIMNLPAVALGIVTGGFIMKKFKLNVVGATKVCIGTSLLAFCSMLVQYFLQCDNSQVAGLTVSYQGAPHVSYQPDTLISSCNMGCFCSLKHWDPICASNGLTYASPCLAGCQTSTGDGRDMVFHNCTCIGESPLSYANMSAVLGQCSRKSDCDYMFKFYMAVTVVGAFVSACGATPAYIILLRSINPELKSLAIGIYTLIVRTLGGIPPPIYFGAFIDRTCLKWGTKQCGGRGACRIYDSGAFRNAFLGLIYGLYSLSYLLWGVLYYKLCRREKKLALKNQLIAPEQDGNGVSAGNGNVSSAIVKCSENPDQETTI, encoded by the exons ATGAGCGTGGAAAAGAAGACGGCACGAGAGCCATGCTGCTCCAAATTAAAG ATGTTTTTGGCTGCTTTGTCTTTTGTGTACTTTGCCAAAGCATTTCAGGGCAGCTACATGAAGAGCTCTGTCACACAGATTGAGAGACGTTTTGACATTCCCAGCTCGCTGATTGGATTCATTGATGGGAGTTTTGAAATTG GAAATCTGCTTGTAATAGCTTTTGTGAGTTACTTTGGTGCTAAGCTTCATAGACCACGACTCATAGGAGCTGGATGTTTAATCATGGCCATGGGATCCTTCATAACTGCGGCACCACATTTCTTTCAAGGACT GTACAAATATGAGTCAACAGTGTCTTCCTCTAATGGTACAAAGAGTTTTCTACCATGCTTAACCAACGGGAGTCTTGCACAAGATAATGAAAATCCCACAGCGGAAGCTCAAGCAG agtgTGAGAAAGCAGCCAGTTCCTCTTTGTGGCTCTATGTCTTTCTTGGGAACATGCTTCGTGGGGTAGGAGAGACACCCGTCATGCCTCTTGGGTTGTCTTATCTGGATGATTTTTCGAGGGAAGAAAACACTGCTCTTTACATGG ctaTCGTACAGACTGTGGGAATAATGGGGCCCATGTTTGGATTTATGTTAGGATCTTTCTGTGCCAAGCTCTATGTGGACATAGGAGCAGTGGACTTAG atacCATCACCATCAACCACAAAGACTCGCGTTGGGTTGGCGCTTGGTGGCTAGGCTTTTTGTTAACTGGTGGAGTGATGTTACTGGCTGGAATTCCCTTTTGGTTCCTTCCCAAGTCTCTTCCTAAGCAGGGTGAGACTGAAACTGAGAAAAAATCGAATGCTCTAGAGGGTGAGCAGGACCATTTCATTCCTGACAACAAACACAGTACTGCTCCCAACAAAACAGATCCAGTTTCCATGGTAGCTTTGGCTAAAG ATTTTCTGCCATCACTGAAAACACTCTTCAGCAACACAATTTACGTGCTCCTTGTATGCACCGCTTTTGTGCAAGTCAATGGTTTTATAGGAATGATCACATTCAAGCCAAAATTTATGGAGCAAATTTATGGCCAGTCAGCATCGAGGGCCATATTTTTGATAG GCATTATGAATCTACCAGCTGTGGCTTTGGGAATTGTCACTGGTGGGTTTATAATGAAGAAGTTTAAACTGAATGTTGTCGGAGCAACGAAGGTCTGCATTGGAACGTCTCTTCTGGCCTTCTGTTCAATGCTTGTTCAGTATTTCCTGCAATGTGACAACTCACAAGTGGCTGGACTTACAGTATCATATCAAGG GGCTCCACATGTGTCCTACCAGCCAGATACACTAATTTCTTCATGTAACATGGGTTGCTTCTGCTCTCTCAAACATTGGGATCCAATATGTGCCAGCAATGGCTTGACCTATGCCTCCCCCTGCCTCGCTGGCTGCCAAACCTCCACCGGTGATGGCAGGGATATG GTATTCCACAACTGCACCTGTATTGGAGAGTCACCTCTCTCATATGCAAACATGTCAGCAGTGCTGGGCCAGTGCTCTCGCAAGAGTGATTGTGACTACATGTTTAAATTCTACATGGCGGTGACAGTCGTTGGTGCCTTTGTCTCGGCTTGTGGGGCCACACCAGCTTACATTATTCTGCTCAG ATCCATAAATCCAGAACTAAAGTCCTTGGCTATTGGTATTTATACTTTGATCGTTCGGACTCTGG GTGGCATTCCCCCTCCTATTTATTTCGGAGCCTTTATTGACAGGACCTGTCTGAAATGGGGCACAAAACAATGTGGAGGAAGAGGAGCGTGTCGTATCTATGATTCTGGTGCCTTCAG AAATGCTTTCTTGGGTCTTATTTATGGCCTGTATAGCTTATCCTATTTGTTGTGGGGTGTCCTGTACTATAAACTCTGTCGTCGTGAAAAGAAGCTTGCACTAAAGAACCAATTAATAGCTCCAGAACAGGATGGCAATGGTGTTTCTGCTGGCAATGGGAATGTATCTTCAGCTATCGTAAAATGCAGTGAAAACCCAGACCAGGAGACCACTATCTGA